The Daphnia carinata strain CSIRO-1 chromosome 2, CSIRO_AGI_Dcar_HiC_V3, whole genome shotgun sequence genome has a segment encoding these proteins:
- the LOC130686767 gene encoding uncharacterized protein LOC130686767, whose translation MDKIIQQKDDQIMKLQAQLLEQHKILDNSKAKDAQILSLQAQPGEKNKLERNSFQTVKEVFPNSSLTEHEDELALGEHSQLFSPPPYSVLKLNSVSAALKELLVISPCSEGSEELLDRIWAEYGCGTETQKWHEFNIKHGLEF comes from the exons atggataagataatacaacaaaaggatg atcaaattatgaagctgcaggcccaattattggaacaacacaaaatattagataacagcaaagctaaggatg ctcaaattttgagtctacaagctcagccaggggaaaagaacaaattggaacggaacagtttccaaacagtgaaggaggtttttccaaactcatccctaactgaacatgaggatgaattggcattaggcgaacacagtcag ttattcagtccaccaccttacagtgtgttaaagttaaattctgttagtgctgcactaaaagaattgttagtaataagtccatgcagcgaaggaagtgaagaATTGttggaccgtatttgggccgaatatgggtgtggtacggaaacccagaaatggcatgagttcaacataaaacatggattag aattttag